A region of the Campylobacter showae CSUNSWCD genome:
ATTGTCTATACTGCCCCCATTTCGATCTTTTATGTCGGAAAAGTTAAAGGTAGCTTTCGCGGAGTTTGTCGTGTATCCAAAGTCTTCATTTTCGTATACTACCTCTGAGATAGAGGTTTGCCATGGTGTAGGCTCAAAATTATATCCTCCGTTTTTCATCTTGAGGATACTAGCGCCGATGATCTCTACGTCGCCGTATATTGTTTTAGCCTCAGATTTTTCACCGCTTACTATCGTATAAATTGGTAGCTTTTTAAAATCAGGCGTTTGCTTATTGTCTATACCGCGCTCTCTACCGTGGCTAACCATTGTGCTCATTGTATGAGTGAGTCCATTTTTGTCGGTATATGTTTCACTCCAGCAACATGTAGCTATCAGTAAAGGAATCGTAAAGATTCTTAAAAAATTCATTTTTTCTCCATTAATTGTTACTTCTCTATAAAATCCGAAATTTTTTCAGCCTGTTTGTACATCGGATATGTCCATGCGTCAAGCACTATCTGCGATAGCGTCATATTTGTCATATTGCAAACGATAGGAGCGATGAAATTTACCGTCGATGTCTCGATCGGAGTGCTCACGACCATGATGTTGTAAATCCTTAGCTCGCTTTTGTCGTTTATGTCCATCAGCTCCTGATAGTACGTTGGTATCTCAAATTCGTAATTTCTCAAGGCGTATGGATTTATCGCGGTAAAAGACGTATCGTCGTCCTTGCTTTGAAGCTTTATGAAAAATTGATCTAGCTCTTTTAATTCATAACTTTTAATATGCTCAAAGCCTAAAATCGGACTTTTGACTTGAAAAATCATATATATCTCCTTAATTAAATATTTACTTTTTACGCGAATTGTATCCAAAATTTCCTATTTTTAAGCATAAAATGAAATCAAATTTACCGAAAAGCAATAAAAACAATGGTAAAATAGTCTGTTTTAAAAAATTTAAAATTTAAGGGAACGTATGAAAAATTTGATCAAATTTTTATCTGCGGTGTTTTTTGTTTGTTTAATCGGCGGTTGTGCCGACAAATACACCGAGCTTTATAATCTAACGCCCGATCAGTGGTACTCTGAGATCATCGGCGATATCAAAAATCGCGATCTAGAAAGCGCCGACAAACACTACACGGCGATGTCTAGCGAGCACGTAGCTAGCCCGCTTTTGGAGCAAATTTTACTGATATTAGCTCAGGCTCACGCTAACGACGAAGAGTATCTGATGGCGAATTTTTATCTCGATGAATACCTCAAAAGATACGGCGACGGCGGCCCTAGGAGCGAATTTGCGCAGTATTTAAAAATAAAAGCGAATTTTGACTCGTTCTCGCAACCCAATCGAAACCAAAAGCTAATGCAAGACAGTATTGCCGAGATAGAAAAATTTCTCTACATCTACCCAAACACGCAGTATCGCCCGCTGATCGAAACTATGCTGGTTAAATTTAAGCTCGCGATCTACAACCTAGACGTGCAGATAGCTGATCTATATGAGCGTACCGGCAGAGACGAGTCGGCGCAAATTTATAAAGAAAAGGTGCAAGCCTCGCCGCTAAATGACGCAAACATCGTGCTTCCGCAGCTTCCTTGGTATAGAAAAATGTTTGAATAGGAGCTGAATTTGCAAATTTACGAATCAAAAATGTTCCCGACACAACTACCCGTCATCGTCGAGGACGAGCTGTTTTTATATCCATTTATGATCACGCCGCTTTTTTTGAGTGATGATGAAAATATCGAAGCACTAAATTTAGCCCTCGAGTCGCAGAGTCCAATCCTCGTCGTGCCGACGAAAGCGCAAAACGAAGGCGCACGAGAATTTGACTCCATCTACGACGCAGGCGTAATAGGCACCGTGATGAGGCGGGTGCCGCTACCTGATGGTAGGGTAAAAATTTTATTTCAAGGCACGAGTAAGGGTCGCATAGTCTCAAAAGTATCCTCAAAACCGCTGCAAGCCGTCGTAGACGTACTGCACGAAAAAAGACCCGAAAATACCAAAAGCGACGCGCTACTAACCGTACTTCGCGAAAAGGTGCGAGATCTGGCCGCGCTTAGCCACTTTTTTCCGCCGGATCTTTTAAAAACGATAGAGGAGAGCGCCGAGCCTAGCCGCGTTTGCGATCTTATCTTAAGCTCGCTAAGGCTAAAGAAAAAGACGGCGTACGAGTTTTTTATTGAGGAAAATTTGGAGCAAAAGCTACTAAAACTCATCGACTACGTCATCGAGGAGATCGAGGCGAACAAACTTCAACGCGAGATAAAAAACAAAGTCCACTCAAGGATCGATAAGGTAAATAAGGAGTATTTTCTAAAAGAGCAGCTAAAGCAGATCCAGCAAGAGCTCGGCTCCGACACGAGCCGCGAGGAGGAGATCGAGGAGTACCGCAAAAAACTAGAAGCTAAGAAAAAATTTATGGGCGAGGACGCGTATAAGGAGATAAAAAAGCAAATCGACAAACTATCGCGCATGCATCCTGACTCCGCCGACGCCAACACGACGCAAAGCTACCTCGACTGGGTCGTAGAGGTGCCGTTTGAAAACCTGGCGAACAAAAAACTAAGCGTGCAAGAGGTCACAAAGCAGCTAAACGCCGATCACTACGGGCTTGAGAGGCCAAAAGATAGGATAGAGGAGTATTTTGCTCTGCGCGAGCTTTTGCAGCTACGAGGCGTAGCTGGCAAGGTAAATAACGGCGCGATATTGTGCTTTGCGGGGCCTCCTGGCGTCGGTAAAACGAGCCTAGCAAACTCTATCGCAAAGGCTCTAAAACGCGAGCTAGTGCGCGTGGCGCTGGGCGGACTGGAGGACGTAAACGAGCTGCGCGGACACCGCCGTACCTACATCGGCGCGATGCCGGGACGTATCGTGCAGGGGCTAATCGAAGCAAAGCAAATGAATCCCGTCGTAGTGTTAGACGAGATCGACAAGGTCGGCAGGAGCTTTCGCGGCGATCCGACGGCAGTGTTGCTAGAGATCCTGGACCCTGAGCAAAATAACAAATTTAGAGATTATTACTTAAATTTTAATATCGACCTAAGCAAGGTTGTTTTCGTTGCGACGGCAAACGACGTGAGCGCCATACCGCCCGCACTGCGCGATAGGATGGAGTTTATCGAGCTTAGCTCTTACACCCCGCAGGAAAAATTTGAGATCGCTAAAAAATATCTAATCCCTCAAGAGCTCAAAAAACACGGCCTAAAGCCTGGCGAAGTGACTCTAGGCAAAGAAGTGTTAAGCCTCATCATCTCGGACTACACGCGCGAAAGCGGGGTGCGAAATCTTCGCCGCCGCCTAGCAGATATCTTTAGAAAAGCGGCGAAAAGACTACTCGAGGGCGAAGCACAAAAGATAACCGTGACGACTAAAAATTTGAACGAATTTTTAGAAAAGAAGGTCTTTGAGATCGAGCATGCCGATAAAAAGCCGCAGATCGGCCAGGTAAACGGGCTGGCGTGGACGAGCGTGGGTGGCGACGTGCTAAAGATCGAAGCCATCCGCATACAGGGCAAGGGCGGTCTGCAGATCACCGGCTCTTTGGGCGACGTGATGAAAGAGAGCGCGTATATCGCATTTAGCCTCGTTAAAGTGCTAATCGATGCTAAAAAGATAAAAGTGCCTGCCAAAATCATTCCGAGCCTGCCTGACGACGTCAAAGACGGTGTGAAAAAAGAGCCGAGCGCTAGCGAAGTGTATCGTCGCTACGATCTGCATATCCACGTACCCGAGGGCGCCACGCCAAAAGACGGCCCGAGTGCCGGTATCACGATGGTGACGGCGATCGCCTCGATCCTAACGGATACCAAAGTGCGAAGCGACGTAGCAATGACGGGCGAGATCACGCTGAGCGGCCGCGTGCTACCTATCGGCGGACTAAAAGAAAAGCTCATCGCAGCGCATAAGGCTGGTATCAAAACCGCTCTGATACCGCGCAAAAACTATGAGCGCGATCTGGGCGACATACCGCAAGACGTCAAAAAAGACATGCAAATCATCCCGGTGGACGTCATCGAAGACGTGCTAAAAAATGCGTTCGTCACAAAGTGACTACTAAATTTGATTAAATTTGGCCTCGATAGCGGGGCTAAATTTCTACTTTAATATTATCAATTGATGATTAAAAATTTTACTTAGGCTCAAGATAAGTTAAAATTTTTGTATGGCACAGATACCATGATTTTACTGATATTTTTCAAAGTAACGAGCATGATGAAATAGAGTTTAGATGCAATAACTGTAAAGTTAGAAAAAGATTATATTGCATTTTACTAAAATCGATAAAATGCTTTGCAGACAATAAAACCAAGCCGCGCTAAAATTTACTTAAGTTTTATTGAGCGCGCGTATTTCTTAGTATTTGCTATTTGTGCTTAGGCTAAGTCTGGGATATATGCTTGATCTTATTTCTTCGTTTGCTAGCATAGTTTGAAGCTTAGAAGATAGGATGGATGGGCTAGTGGATTCTAGGGATTTAGCAAGGGAGGAGAAGGATACGGATTTGGCGGATAAAGAGACGCCAAACAAGTAAACGATAAAAAACAAAAAAGATATCCTTTGCAAACTCTACTTTCCTAACTACTCTGAAATTTAGGTCTAAATTTAATCATAATGACTCTTAATAAAGCATTAAAAATACCTAACAATCAATAATATTTTAAAAATAAATACCGATTATAACTTAAATGCAGTTTAAGAGGATTGTGGGTAAAATGCATAAATTTGAATTTTGGTGAGTAAAATACAGAGAGATTATGATAAAGAGCCTATAATAATAAGAGACTTAAGTAGGTTTTATAGATATTTTACGCTTACCCTAGTGATGCTTCCGCTATTGTTTTATTGTTTGGCGTATTCTTACAACAGTGATGTTTTTACTAAAACCATCATACTTGCTACAATGTCTATTGGTTTGCTATTTTATAGCATACATAAAAATATCCAATATTATAAAAATGGCAAACAGATTTTTGAGATAAATAACCAAAATATCAAATATTCAACTTTCGATTTAAAGGCTGATTTTGCGGTTGATAATATAGAAAATGTAGAATTTGTTTTGGCAGCAAATCACGAATATGGAAAAGATGCTTATAAAGATAAATCACTATTCAATCTTGTTTTCAAAACTGATATTTTGGAGCTTTTCTTTTATGTATCTACTAAAATTTTAATAGTTTTGATATATGCTTTTTTTATTTTGCCTTTTAAATTTATTTCTCGCAAATCCATAAAAACCTTTTTAGTATTTTTTAAAGACGGTGGTTATTTAAATATTGTTCCAAACAATAAGGTTGAATTTAATGAGCTTTTGTCATTTTTTAAAAGTAAAAATATAGCCGTAAAAAATAAATCAAATTTAATATATACTTCGCACGAAGAAACCAAAATAGGATAATAATTGCGCTATGATTTTTAAAAAGATTAATTAAAATTTGCACTCAAGGAGTTTTGAATGGAATCAAAAGATTTTATGGATGAGATATTAAATGTTGCAGACACTATGTTGGCCGTTGGGGCTAGCGCTGTGCCATGAGGCCCAACTGGGAAAAATGCATTACAATATTGGTATGTAAATTCTCATTCTGTTGGCTTGAATTATACAAGAAATATTCTTAAAGGTAAGAATTCTTATCAAGCATGGGGAAAAGTGGTTGGTGACACAATATCATTAGTTGTTGGGGGGGCAAAGGAATAGATAAAATATTCAAACCGGGAACGGCCTTAAACTTGTTATCAAATGGCGGACTTTCATATACTGTAAATCACTTCAGTCCGCTTGGCGATTATATGTCTGATGTTTTTGATACTTATGTGAGGAATGCAGACGAATTTTATACAAGACTACATAATGATAAAGAATATAGAGATAAAATTTTAGAAACTACTAAATCTTTACTTCCAAATTTTAGTGAAATAGGTAAATATTATTCAGAAGTTACCTTGGGGCAATTTTGGGAGGATTTAAAATACGTCTTTGGAAGGCCGCCATCAAGCAATGAAGGAAGTTTGGTTTATAATATGTCATACAGCCCTCAAACAAGCAATATAGCTGTAAGAGATATCAATAAGACGCATAGTGGTGAAATAGAAAAATCAATAGTCCAAGAAATAACTAAATATGACTTTATAAAATCCGTAACCCTCAACTCCCACACCTACGACATAAGAAACCTTTCAAATTTAGAGATAAGAAACGCAATCGATAAGATACCTCAGGTATCTTTCCTGCTTTCCGATATCATGATAAGAACGGGCGAAGAGCTGGATCTGGGAAGCAAGGGAATATACAAAGTAAAAAGCGGAGATACTCTATTAGCCATAGCCAAAAAACGGTATGATTACTAAAGACTTATTAAAACTAAATACTTGGCTGGTAGATGAAGGCAGTGTATCTTTCCTGCAAAACAAAGTATTGGTAGAATCAAACATACTGGCTCTAAACGAGATAGATCACGTCCTAACAGGCGATAGAAATGCCGAAAATATACTCATAGGCGCAAATGGAGGAGATGATACTCTGGCGGGAGGTAATAAGGCAATAAAGATGATTATACTAAAGATTACACTAAAAGGCGGAAAGAGTTTAGGTGTAACAGTGGCAAAGAAACAAAAGATTTCTATCATATTTTATTCAAGACAACAAGAGGTCTTAGGATGGTAACGAAAGTAGCAACCAAAAGTCTACTGAAGTTACATATCGTTGTTTTTTGTCTTATCAATCTTAGAAAAGTGATGTAGGGGTTCGGAAATAAAATTTAAAAAATTAAGCCCTAAAAAGGGCTTAAAAATTATAGTCCCTCAAAAGGATTGGTTACTACGTCGTCGCGATCGACTACGTAAGGTATCAAAGCTGCTTGGCGAGCGCGTTTGATAGCTTTTTCGACCATCTCTTGGTATTTTTTAGACGTTCCTGTTAGTCGTCTTGGCATGATTTTAAATCTCTCTGACAAGCAGTACTTTAAAAGCGAAGTATCCTTGTAGTCGATAAATTCTATTTTTGCCTCTGTAAATTTGCAGTATTTGCGTGAATATTTTCTTTTTTCAGCCATTGTTTTTTCCTTAATTAAAATGGTATCGTTTCGTCGCCGTCATCGTATTTGTCGGCATCTATATCTATTTCTCGGACGTTATCACCGTAGTAATCGTCTTTTGGCTGTTGCTTTTGCTGCTGCGGTTTATTAAAATTTTGCCTTTGCGTACTGTTTTGAGGATAGCTATTTTGTTGATTTTGTCCACCTAGATAGCTGCCGCTGTAGCTGTTATTTTGGTAACCGCCTTGTTGATAGCCTTGATTACTATTTTGATTGTATCCGCCTTGCTGTTGTCCTCCGCCTAGCATCTCCATATTTTCCACACTGATCGTGTGTTTGCTTCTGTTTTGTCCGTTGTTGTCCGTCCATTGGTCAAATTTTAAGCGACCTTCTACTAGAAGCTTTGAGCCTTTGGAAAGATATTGGTTTGCTATTTCCGCTTGTTTTCCAAAAAATGTTATGTCTATAAAGCACGTTTCTTCGCGTTTCTCGCCGTTCACGTTAAATTTTCTCGTTACGGCGATAGCGCTGTTGCCTATGGCTGCGCCCGCGGTCGTATATCTAAGCTCGATATCTCGTGTTAAATTTCCTACCAAAACGACTCTATTAAACATTTTTTGTCCTTATTCTTGCGCTGCCGGAGCTTCTTCTGCTTTGACTTTAGGTTCTTTTCTGTTTAGTTTGATGCCCTTGCTCATCTTTTCCCAAGCGGCGATCTCTTTTTTGTTTTCAAATTTGACCGTTAAGAATTTGATGATCTCTTCGGTGATTCTGATGATACGCTCGACTTCTGCGATAGCTTGTGTCGGAGCTTCGAAATACACGACGAAATAAGTTCCGCGCTCGTATTTTTTCACGGTATAGGCTAGTTTTCTAGTGCCCATAGACTGAACAGACGCGATGTTTGCGCCGTTTTTGGTTAGGATTTCTTTAACGAAATCAACTTTTGCGCTTACTTCTTCTTCCGTCAAAGTAGGCTTCAAAATGAACAAAAGCTCGTAGTGCTTCATTGATTCTCCTTGTGGGTATTAAGCTCGCTTGCACGGTTGCAAACGGGCAAGGAAGTCTTTCGACAAGAGCTGATTTTATCTTTTTTTTACTTAATATTTGCTGTTTTTGCCGATAAGATTTTGCAGGCCCAGCACGCAGGAGAGCAGAAAAGTTTTTTTATCAAGCGCAGAGTTTGTTTTTAGCTCAAATTCTGTCAAATTTAATGCGGTAAAAATTTCCCTATACGCTTTTAAATTTACAGCCAAGCACTGCCTTTTTAGTTCATTTGCTACGTTTGGTGGCGGTGCATAGCCGAGCGTTTCTTTTATGTCAAATTTACCAGTTATTTTGATACCCGCATGTAGTTTAAAAAGTCTAAAAAATGCGCGGTAAAGCGAGTTAATAAACAAAATTTCATTAAAATTTCCATCGTCCGCGCAGGAGAAAAAATCGGCTCTGATATCTTTTAGCGCGATAAATTTATCGAAAAAATCGTCAAAACTCACACTTGATAGCGAAAAAACCAAGCTTCTCACGATATTTTCGTTTATGGGTTCGTTTAGAGAGGCTAGTTTGTTGAGTTCGCTTGCAGCCAGATATAGATTTTCATTATGTATGCGGTAGAGTTCAAAAAGCGCGTTTTTTGTAATATTTAGGTTCATTTTTGCGGCCTGTCTGCCGAGTAAATTTACGGCTTCTTCGGGAGATCCCGGTTTAAAAAATCTTGCAAAATTTACCCCGAAAGCCTTTTGCGTATCAAAAACCGCTTTAGCATCGGGCTCAAAAAGCTCGAAGACAAATACGCCGCCGTTTTTGCAACCGTCTATTAGGATTTTTAGTTCTTTTGCGGGGATTTTTTTGTCGCTTTTTACGTGCAAAAGCGGACTGTCGCCAAAGAGCGAAGGCTCGCAAAGATGCGCTCGCGCGGCGTCAAAATCGTACTCGTCGTAGTAAAGGCTCAAAATGTCAAAATCTTTAAATTTGGCTAAAATTTCCTTTGCAAAAAGCTCGATTTGGTATTCGTCCGCGCCGTAAAGCAAAAAATAATTTGGAAATTTAGCCGAATTTAGCGCGGCCTCAAGCTCTTTTCTATACATCGATTTTCTTTACTACCTTGCCGAAAATTTCGGCCGTCGCGATATTTGCGTCCGTGATTTCGACGATGACTTTTTGTAGCAAATTTACACCGTACGCGCCCAAAAATATCCTGGCGCCCTTTATCTCGTCGTCCAGCCTAGTGACCGCGACGTTTTGATTTTCGCTGATATAGGCGTTAAATCGCTGTCCGATACGCTCTTTCGCCCAGCGCGCGAATTTCCTATCCATAAAGTCAAATGCGACCCTGTCTGCTTCGCGCTCGAGTTCGCTTAAATTTGAGCAAATCGCTTCGATATTTAAAAGCAAGTAGTTAAAAAATTTCTCGTCGTTGTGCAGTTTGGCCTTTAAAAGGCGGTGTAGCGTGAGGTCGGAGTAGCGGCGGATCGGGCTCGTAAAGTGCGTGTAGCGCTCAAATCCCAGTCCGAAGTGGCCTAAATTTTGCGCACCATATTCGGCCTTTTTTTGCGATTTTATGATGAGTTTGTCGATCTCCTCGCGGTTGCCTACGGCGTCGGCTTGAGCTTGGATTTTGCGAACCAAATTTGCAATATCGCTTTCATAAACGAAGTCAAAGCCTAGAGCGCCGAGATCTTCGAGCAAAATTTGTATTTTTCGCAGATCCGGCGAGCCGTGATTTCTAAAAACGCCTTTGCCGATGCGTTTTGCCGCCGCGACGTTGGCTAGCAGCATGCAGTCCTCGACTAGTCTATGCGAGTCGGTATCGGTCTCAAACCTCGTAGAGGCAAGCCCGCCGTCTGCGTCAAGGCTCATGCGAAGCTCCTGCGTCCTAAAGTCAAATGCGTTTTTCAGGCGTTTTTTGCGCAGACGCGAGGTGAGTGCGAAAAGAGGTTTTATCCAGCCGATTTCATCCTCGCGTTCGCCGCGTAAAATTTGATCGACCTCGTCGTAGTTAAAGCGTCTTTGTGAGACGATAACGGCTTCTAAGAGCTCTTCTTTTGCGACTTCGCCCTCTTCGCCTAACGTGATTTTGAAACAAAATGCAAGGCGCGCGGTATTTGGCTTTAGCGAACAGATATTTTCGCTCAAATTTCTCGGCAGCATCGGCACGGCTTTGTGCGGAAAATATATAGAAAATCCGCGCGTTTTGGCCTCTGCATCTATCGGAGAGTAGGGGGTTACGTATTCGCTCACGTCAGCGATCGCGACGTAAATTTCGCGTTTTTTCTCGTCAAAATATATCGCGTCGTCAAAGTCTTTGGCATCGACGGGATCGATCGTGCAAAATGGCAAATCCCGCAAATCCGCTCGCTGCGGGTACATCGTAGGATCGACCTCGTCGCCCCATGCGATCGCTTCAGCTTCGCACTCTTCGCTAAATTCATCGTTTTTGTTAAAGACGGCGAGCGAGATTTTTTCGTCGCTGAGCGGGTCGTTTATGTTGCCGATAACCTCGACTATTTCGTTGTTTAGGTTGCCGATTTTTAGTAGCGTGCCGGGCGGCAGCATTTTTAGCGATTTTTGCGAGGCTTTTAGCGGCGAGCTAAGCGCTGTTTTTACGTTTACGCCAAGAATTACCGAGCCTATTTGTTTAGTATAAACAACGCTTGTTTCATTGGCTAGTTTTAGCGTCATCACGACTTTAGCGCTTTGACGTTTTTTCTTTAGCGGCAAAAGCTTTGCGAGTACGATATCGCCGTAGTGCGAGGCGTTTAAATTTTTGTTTTCTATTATTATATCTTGCTTAAAGCGTTTGTCGTAAGGCGACAAAAAACCTGTGCCGTTTGCGCTTATATCAAGCTTGCCGCAAACAAAGCCGTTATTTAGGTAGTAGCGATCTTTGTGGTGGCTTGCGGCGTTTAAATTTAGTAAATTTCGTAGGATTTCTTTATCAGAGGAGGCGACTTCCTTTTCGCTCACTCCATCAAGTAGTTTGGTTAAAAAATCTTTCACAAATTTGCTTTGACTTTTGCAACGGCTTCTAGGAATTTATCTTGCGCAAAGCCGTATTCGTCGAGACACATTAGCGTATTTTGCAGATTATCGTCGTTTAGTTGATCAAATAGATTTACGGCATTTTTTACTACTTTGAGCGCTTTTGAGTAGCTTTTTATGTGTTCAGGCGCATCGTCTGGGTTATTTGAATATAAGATTGCGTCGACAAGCTCAGGCTCAAGATTCCATTGTTCAAAAATTTTGGCAGTCACTGTTTCATTTGAAATGCCTACGATTTCATTTTCTAGCTCAGATACGTCAAATGGACTTGAAATATTTTTTAATTTTGCCTTAAAATCATCAACTTTTCCGGTTTCATTTAGTTCATTAGAGATGATGATTTTACCTACTTCTAGCATAAAAGAGGCTGGACTTAAAACTGCAAGATCGCTAGCGTTGATTTTTGAATACCAGTTATACATTAGAGCATTTTGCATTATAGAAATATTTAAAAAATCTTGACTGGTAATACCGTATGGATCTAAATTTATCTTAAAGCTTTTTTTTACTGCGCTTGATAGGGCAAAGCCGCGTATGGTTGCCATGCCAAACAGCGTAATTGCTCTTGATATCGTGGTTATTTCTCTGCTAAATCCATAAAGAGGCGAGTTTGCGGAACGTAATATATTTGCTGTTAACATAGGATCTTTTTCGACTATTTGAGATAGGTCGTTAAGCGAACTATTGTCGTCTGAGCAAACGGTTTGAATTTTTATTATTGTATCGTCAAGTGGTGGAAGAGCCTTTATATGTTTATAAATTGATTCATTCATTTTTTACACTTTGCATCGAGATTTTATAAGCCACAATTCTACACTAAAAGGCTTTTTAAAAAACTTAAATACATATGTTAAGCTTATTTTAGCGACTAAATAGTATAATCTCACAAATTTTTTAAGAGGAGAGAATATGGCAGTAAGTATTTACTATGACAAAGATTGCGATTTGAGCTTGATTAGAAGCAAAACCGTAGCGATGATAGGTTTTGGCTCGCAAGGCCACGCGCATGCTGAAAATTTACGCGACAGCGGCGTAAAGGTGATCGTAGGTCTAGCAAAGGGCGGTAAAAGTTGGGCAAAAGCCGAAGCAAAGGGCTTTGAGGTAAAAACAGTAGCCGAAGCGGCAAAGGCTGCAAACGTCATAATGATACTGACTCCGGATGAGCTTCAAGCAGAAATTTTCGAGCGAGATATAAAGCCAAATTTAAACGAAGGCGACGCGATAGCTTTTGGACACGGCTTTAACGTGCATTTTGGACAGATCAAAGCTTCTGAGGGCATCGATGTCATCATGATTGCTCCAAAAGCGCCTGGCCATACGGTAAGAAGCGAATTTGTACGAGGCGGCGGCATCCCTGATCTAATCGCTGTAGAGCAAAACGCAAGCGGAAAGGCTAAAGAGCTAGCTCTAAGCTACGCTAGCGCGATCGGCGGCGGCAGAACGGGCATCATAGAAACTACATTTAAAGACGAGACCGAGACCGATCTTTTTGGCGAGCAGGCGGTACTTTGCGGCGGACTTTGCGCGCTGGTAAACGCAGGTTTTGAGACGCTGGTAGATGCCGGATACGAGCCTGAGATGGCGTATTTTGAGTGCTTGCACGAGCTAAAACTAATCGTGGATCTAATGTATCAAGGCGGCATGGCCGATATGCGCTACTCTATCTCAAACACCGCAGAATATGGCGATTACGTGAGCGGTCCGCGCGTCATCGGCGAAGATAGCAAAAAAGCAATGAAAGAGATCCTAAAAGAGATCCAAAACGGTAAATTTGCAAAAGACTTTATCCTCGAGCGCAAGGCTGGATACGTGCGCATGAACGCAGAGCGCGGCATCGCCGAGAGAAGTCTGCTAAATCAAACCGGCAAAAAACTACGCTCCATGATGCCTTGGATAAGTGCGGGCAAACTCATCGACCAAAGCAAAAATTAATTGAACTCGAAACCTAGAAAAAAGGCCGCGAAAAGGCGCTCCAAAAAGGGGCGCTCTAGCGGCGGACTAAAGCTACTACTTTCCGTTTTTCTCATCGCCTGTATCTTGCTTGTTGGGGCATTTTATCTACTGGACGTCAGGGTAAAGGTTAAAAGCGACAATGCGCTGATAGCTAAAATCGAGCGGTATTTCGGCGATAAAAGCGAGCCCGAGCAAAAGCAAAATTTAAGCCACAAACCAAGCCTTTCGGCCTCAAACAGCTCTGAAAAAGTCACCATAAAAGACGCACAGGCTGCATCTGGCGCGCACTCTAGAGCAAATTTAACCGATATAAAGGCGATTTTTGATGAGGCGGAAGCTAAAGGTAAAATAAAAATCGGCGGTGAAAAAGCTAGAGCCGAAGAAAAAAACGATCAAAATTTGCCAAACGTGCAGGGCAAATTTGATAAAAATGGGCAGGGCGTGCCTGCAACTAAAGATAAAATCTCGTCCGAGAGCGTAAATTTAGCATCCCGCGACACTTCCGAGCTGGACGGCGCAAACGCTAAAAAGGTCGGCGAGCTAAATTCGTCAAATTTAAGCTTTAAAAACGAGCCAGCTAAAACCGCTC
Encoded here:
- the ilvC gene encoding ketol-acid reductoisomerase, producing MAVSIYYDKDCDLSLIRSKTVAMIGFGSQGHAHAENLRDSGVKVIVGLAKGGKSWAKAEAKGFEVKTVAEAAKAANVIMILTPDELQAEIFERDIKPNLNEGDAIAFGHGFNVHFGQIKASEGIDVIMIAPKAPGHTVRSEFVRGGGIPDLIAVEQNASGKAKELALSYASAIGGGRTGIIETTFKDETETDLFGEQAVLCGGLCALVNAGFETLVDAGYEPEMAYFECLHELKLIVDLMYQGGMADMRYSISNTAEYGDYVSGPRVIGEDSKKAMKEILKEIQNGKFAKDFILERKAGYVRMNAERGIAERSLLNQTGKKLRSMMPWISAGKLIDQSKN
- a CDS encoding HDOD domain-containing protein — protein: MNESIYKHIKALPPLDDTIIKIQTVCSDDNSSLNDLSQIVEKDPMLTANILRSANSPLYGFSREITTISRAITLFGMATIRGFALSSAVKKSFKINLDPYGITSQDFLNISIMQNALMYNWYSKINASDLAVLSPASFMLEVGKIIISNELNETGKVDDFKAKLKNISSPFDVSELENEIVGISNETVTAKIFEQWNLEPELVDAILYSNNPDDAPEHIKSYSKALKVVKNAVNLFDQLNDDNLQNTLMCLDEYGFAQDKFLEAVAKVKANL
- a CDS encoding VacB/RNase II family 3'-5' exoribonuclease; protein product: MKDFLTKLLDGVSEKEVASSDKEILRNLLNLNAASHHKDRYYLNNGFVCGKLDISANGTGFLSPYDKRFKQDIIIENKNLNASHYGDIVLAKLLPLKKKRQSAKVVMTLKLANETSVVYTKQIGSVILGVNVKTALSSPLKASQKSLKMLPPGTLLKIGNLNNEIVEVIGNINDPLSDEKISLAVFNKNDEFSEECEAEAIAWGDEVDPTMYPQRADLRDLPFCTIDPVDAKDFDDAIYFDEKKREIYVAIADVSEYVTPYSPIDAEAKTRGFSIYFPHKAVPMLPRNLSENICSLKPNTARLAFCFKITLGEEGEVAKEELLEAVIVSQRRFNYDEVDQILRGEREDEIGWIKPLFALTSRLRKKRLKNAFDFRTQELRMSLDADGGLASTRFETDTDSHRLVEDCMLLANVAAAKRIGKGVFRNHGSPDLRKIQILLEDLGALGFDFVYESDIANLVRKIQAQADAVGNREEIDKLIIKSQKKAEYGAQNLGHFGLGFERYTHFTSPIRRYSDLTLHRLLKAKLHNDEKFFNYLLLNIEAICSNLSELEREADRVAFDFMDRKFARWAKERIGQRFNAYISENQNVAVTRLDDEIKGARIFLGAYGVNLLQKVIVEITDANIATAEIFGKVVKKIDV